Proteins found in one Zea mays cultivar B73 chromosome 1, Zm-B73-REFERENCE-NAM-5.0, whole genome shotgun sequence genomic segment:
- the LOC100281372 gene encoding outer mitochondrial membrane protein porin, with product MSKGPVPFANIGKRAKDLLYKDYNFDQKFSLSTCSNSGLNLTATGVKINEDFIGDIRTQHKSGRTTVDVIIDSDSKVSTTVTVDEALTGLKTSFAFKVPDHKSGKLDLQYAHNRFSMNSTIGLTSTPLVELAATVGTSELAIGAEFGFDSTSAAVTKYNSGVGYNKSDFSASLLLADKGETLKASYVHLFNPTNGATVAAEVTHKLKTKENYFTLGSSHALDPSTLLKTRFSNSGKVGLLCQHEWRPKSLVTLSAEYDPKVVSAPSRIGVAISLKP from the exons ATGAGCAAAGGCCCTGTTCCATTCGCCAACATTGGGAAGAGAGCAAAAG ATCTCTTGTACAAGGACTACAACTTTGACCAAAAGTTTTCTTTGTCGACATGTTCTAACTCTGGTTTG AATCTCACAGCCACTGGTGTGAAGATCAATGAAGACTTCATTGGTGATATACGGACACAGCATAAAAGCGGCAGAACCACTGTTGATGTCATAATCGATAGTGATTCTAAA GTGTCAACCACAGTCACTGTTGATGAAGCACTAACTGGTTTGAAGACTTCATTTGCCTTCAAGGTTCCAGATCACAAGTCTGGGAAG CTTGATCTGCAATATGCCCACAATCGTTTTTCAATGAATTCGACCATTGGTTTGACATCAACACCTTTGGTTGAGCTCGCTGCAACTGTCGGCACAAGTGAACTTGCCATTGGTGCTGAGTTCGGGTTTGATAGTACTTCAGCTGCTGTTACCAAATACAACTCAGGGGTTGGATACAACAAGTCTGATTTCTCTGCTTCCTTGCTACT TGCTGATAAAGGGGAGACTTTGAAGGCATCTTACGTTCATTTATTCAATCCGACCAACGGGGCTACAGTTGCAGCTGAGGTAACACACAAGCTGAAAACCAAGGAGAACTATTTCACACTTGGGAGCTCCCATGCACTTGATCCTTCAACATTGCTAAAGACGAGATTCAGCAACTCGGGGAAGGTCGGTCTGCTCTGTCAGCATGAGTGGAGGCCAAAGTCCCTCGTGACTCTTTCAGCTGAGTATGATCCAAAGGTGGTAAGTGCGCCTTCAAGGATCGGCGTGGCCATATCGCTCAAGCCTTGA
- the LOC100277382 gene encoding uncharacterized protein LOC100277382, translating into MVAVSTATMASSLLLRPRALLPPHPIPSSSRRPLPAPRVQLQGSIQEKPGLPAKSDGERRRPAGTRLYSLAPYPLLLAALLPGAEPVTAVFAPFVELVKTWDLPGWLVHWGHPGNMAVVLFAMGGYGTYLGFRIKLSDDLEEKAKAKDLHPKLLAGMFFFFALGATGGITALLTSDKPIFESPHAVTGVIGLALLTIQSVLPKLFEGNPGLRTTHGLLGSGIMTLFLIHAALGLQLGISF; encoded by the exons ATGGTGGCCGTGTCCACGGCGACGATGGCGAGCTCGCTGCTCCTCCGGCCGCGCGCGCTCCTGCCACCCCATCCGATTCCTAGCTCCAGCCGCCGGCCATTGCCAGCTCCGCGTGTACAACTACAGGGGAGCATCCAGGAGAAGCCGGGCCTTCCGGCGAAAAGCGACGGCGAGCGGAGGCGGCCGGCTGGGACGCGGCTCTACTCGCTGGCGCCCTACCCTCTGCTGCTGGCCGCGCTGCTGCCGGGAG CTGAGCCGGTGACGGCCGTGTTCGCGCCGTTCGTGGAGCTGGTGAAGACGTGGGATCTCCCCGGCTGGCTCGTGCACTGGGGCCACCCGGGTAACATG GCTGTGGTGCTCTTCGCAATGGGTGGTTACGGGACATACCTGGGCTTCAGGATCAAACTATCAGACGACCTT GAAGAGAAGGCCAAGGCTAAAGATCTCCACCCGAAACTCCTCGCCGGGATGTTCTTTTTCTTCGCCCTGGGCGCGACCGGTGGGATCACAGCTCTTCTCACCTCAGACAAACCCATCTTTGAAAG CCCTCATGCCGTGACTGGAGTCATCGGCCTTGCGCTCCTGACCATTCAGTCTGTCCTGCCAAAACTGTTCGAG GGAAACCCAGGGCTTAGGACTACACATGGTCTGCTCGGCAGTGGCATCATGACTCTGTTTCTAATCCACGCGGCACTAGGCCTGCAGCTTGGGATCAGTTTCTAA